One part of the Leucobacter triazinivorans genome encodes these proteins:
- a CDS encoding ATP-dependent DNA helicase RecG — translation MTRATLDTPLDGVVGARTAKPLDRAFGLRTVGDLLLHFPRRYSRRGELTPLRGLPLGEQITVVAQVLDVRERRMQRRNGSLLEARITDGTGTLTLTFFNQQWRVRDLVAGRRGIFAGKVSEYRGQLQLQHPEYELFEHRDEAPGGEQLDEAAAKAWAETPVPIYPATAQLPSWTLQRAVELALDALGPVDDPLPPTLREAENVVELGRALELIHRPQRDADWRSARHSMLFREAFELQLALLDRRRRAGLEASTPRPLVSGDAAARSPLARFDAALPFELTGDQRRAGETIAEELAAPHPMHRLLQGEVGSGKTLVALRAMLQVAGTGGQSALLAPTEVLAAQHFRSITEALGSELAAELNPVLLTGRMPAGERKRALLSLASGTARIAVGTHALLGEGVAFYDLGCIVVDEQHRFGVEQREALRRKGSQPHVLAMTATPIPRTVALTAFGDLEVLTIRELPRGRQGIETFTVPELEMPGRAARVWARAAEDIAAGRQVYVVCPAISAGNADPELEEDPEGPEVAGRPLANVEDTVAELRRRPEFAEVEIAGLDGGMSSADKDRVMRAFAAGEIGILVATTVIEVGVNVPNASIMIVRDADRFGISQLHQLRGRVGRGAHAGLCLLMTTAEQGTVARERIESVASTSDGFALAEIDLELRREGDILGTAQSGGRSTLRLLRVAEHGELIIRARELAAEMLARDPELRDAPGLAALIAREHEAGHLDNLAKS, via the coding sequence ATGACCCGTGCCACCCTCGACACCCCCCTCGACGGGGTCGTGGGCGCGCGCACGGCGAAGCCGCTCGATCGGGCGTTCGGCCTGCGCACGGTCGGCGACCTGCTGCTCCACTTCCCGCGCCGCTACTCCCGCCGGGGTGAGCTGACGCCGCTGCGCGGCCTGCCGCTGGGCGAGCAGATCACGGTGGTCGCGCAGGTGCTCGATGTGCGCGAGCGCCGCATGCAGCGCCGCAACGGCAGCCTGCTCGAGGCGCGGATCACCGACGGCACGGGCACGCTCACGCTCACGTTCTTCAACCAGCAGTGGCGCGTGCGCGACCTCGTGGCGGGGCGGCGGGGCATCTTCGCGGGCAAGGTGAGCGAGTACCGCGGGCAACTGCAACTGCAGCATCCCGAGTACGAGCTGTTCGAGCACCGCGACGAGGCGCCGGGCGGGGAGCAGCTCGACGAGGCCGCGGCGAAGGCCTGGGCCGAGACCCCCGTGCCCATCTACCCGGCTACGGCGCAGCTGCCGAGCTGGACGCTGCAGCGCGCCGTCGAGCTCGCCCTCGATGCGCTCGGACCGGTGGACGACCCGCTGCCCCCGACGCTGCGCGAGGCCGAGAACGTCGTCGAGCTCGGTCGCGCCCTCGAGCTGATCCACCGCCCGCAGCGCGATGCGGACTGGCGCTCGGCGCGGCACAGCATGCTCTTCCGCGAGGCGTTCGAGCTGCAGCTCGCGCTGCTCGACCGGCGGCGGCGCGCCGGCCTCGAGGCGAGCACGCCGCGCCCGCTCGTCTCAGGCGATGCTGCGGCGCGCAGCCCGCTCGCCCGATTCGACGCGGCACTGCCGTTCGAGCTCACGGGCGACCAGCGACGCGCGGGCGAGACCATCGCGGAGGAGCTCGCGGCGCCGCATCCGATGCACCGGTTGCTGCAGGGCGAGGTGGGATCGGGCAAGACCCTCGTGGCGCTCCGGGCCATGCTGCAGGTGGCCGGCACGGGCGGCCAGAGCGCTCTGCTCGCTCCCACGGAGGTGCTGGCCGCGCAGCACTTCCGCTCCATCACGGAGGCGCTGGGCTCCGAACTCGCCGCCGAGCTGAATCCGGTGCTGCTGACCGGTCGCATGCCCGCGGGCGAGCGCAAGCGCGCCCTGCTCTCGCTCGCCTCGGGCACGGCTCGAATCGCGGTCGGCACCCACGCGCTCCTCGGCGAGGGGGTCGCGTTCTACGATCTGGGCTGCATCGTGGTCGACGAGCAGCACCGCTTCGGTGTCGAGCAGCGCGAGGCGCTGCGCCGCAAGGGCAGCCAGCCGCACGTGCTCGCCATGACCGCCACCCCCATCCCGCGAACGGTCGCGCTCACCGCATTCGGCGACCTCGAGGTGCTCACGATCCGGGAGCTGCCGCGCGGTCGGCAGGGCATCGAGACGTTCACGGTGCCCGAGCTCGAGATGCCGGGGCGAGCCGCCCGCGTCTGGGCCCGCGCGGCCGAGGACATCGCAGCGGGTCGGCAGGTCTACGTCGTCTGCCCCGCGATCTCGGCCGGCAACGCCGATCCCGAGTTGGAGGAGGATCCCGAGGGCCCGGAGGTCGCAGGCCGGCCGCTCGCCAATGTCGAGGACACGGTCGCGGAGCTGCGGCGGCGCCCCGAGTTCGCCGAGGTGGAGATCGCGGGGCTCGACGGCGGGATGAGCTCGGCGGACAAGGACCGTGTGATGCGGGCGTTCGCGGCGGGCGAGATCGGGATCCTCGTCGCCACGACCGTCATCGAGGTCGGCGTGAACGTGCCCAACGCCTCGATCATGATCGTGCGCGACGCCGACCGCTTCGGCATCTCGCAGCTGCACCAGCTGCGCGGACGCGTGGGCCGGGGCGCGCACGCCGGCCTCTGCCTGCTCATGACCACCGCCGAGCAGGGCACGGTCGCCCGCGAGCGCATCGAGTCGGTCGCGAGCACCTCGGACGGCTTCGCGCTGGCCGAGATCGACCTCGAGCTGCGCCGCGAGGGAGACATCCTCGGCACCGCCCAGTCCGGGGGTCGCTCGACCCTGCGCCTGCTGCGAGTGGCCGAGCACGGCGAGCTCATCATCCGCGCGCGGGAGCTCGCGGCCGAGATGCTCGCGCGGGATCCGGAACTACGCGACGCGCCGGGGCTGGCTGCGCTCATCGCCCGCGAGCACGAGGCCGGCCACCTCGACAACCTCGCCAAGTCCTGA
- the rpmF gene encoding 50S ribosomal protein L32: MAVPKRKMSRSNTRHRRSAWKAEAPKLVKTVENGRTVYSLPHRARVVEDSQGNALFLEYKGRKVADA; encoded by the coding sequence ATGGCTGTTCCCAAGCGCAAGATGTCGCGTTCGAACACCCGTCACCGTCGTTCGGCGTGGAAGGCCGAGGCCCCCAAGCTGGTGAAGACCGTCGAGAACGGCCGCACCGTCTACAGCCTCCCGCACCGCGCCCGCGTGGTCGAGGACTCGCAGGGCAACGCCCTGTTCCTCGAGTACAAGGGCCGCAAGGTCGCCGACGCGTAA
- a CDS encoding sensor histidine kinase, which translates to MTQQPNEGEVRLPRPPGVLRRALAAHPLAVDVFIVVWFFLGCLLGLFLDVVGAAAPLDGNGPWFAVPFSLEWPVWPLTLLRILAVAAALLFRRRFPLAGLVVTALATLGEQSAVGLATGIALLFMLYAVPVYRSVAAGWLGFGIALTASLASSGAASLVGGAGVGDAAPGSVVFAETGRAASVGEFVGMSIMTAIWYLAIVMLGINLGNRRRYLQAIIDRAHQLARERDQLARLAVAEERSRIAREMHDIVAHSVSVMIALSEGAARVTSVAPDEAADAMRRSAEAGRTALAEMRRLLGALDAPEGQAELVPQPGVHDLPELVRGFVDAGVAVSLEVSGEASGDRGQDLAVYRVVQEGLTNVLRYAGTGARAKVAVLRHPDRTIVQVRDYGSPPGAPAPVSGVGSGRGLAGLAERARVFGGRIESGPVPASSGGGWRLWAVLPVSADAREMNDAKTESEDRR; encoded by the coding sequence GTGACCCAGCAGCCGAACGAGGGGGAGGTGCGCCTCCCGCGCCCGCCGGGGGTCCTCCGGCGGGCGCTCGCCGCGCATCCGCTCGCGGTCGACGTCTTCATCGTCGTCTGGTTCTTCCTCGGCTGCCTGCTCGGGCTGTTCCTCGATGTCGTGGGCGCCGCGGCTCCGCTCGACGGCAACGGCCCGTGGTTCGCGGTGCCCTTCTCGCTCGAATGGCCGGTGTGGCCGCTCACGCTGCTGCGCATCCTCGCGGTCGCCGCCGCGCTACTCTTCCGGCGCCGCTTCCCCCTCGCGGGGCTCGTCGTCACGGCGCTCGCGACGCTCGGAGAGCAGAGCGCTGTGGGCCTCGCCACGGGAATCGCGCTGCTGTTCATGCTCTACGCGGTGCCCGTCTACCGCAGCGTCGCGGCGGGGTGGCTGGGATTCGGGATCGCGTTGACCGCGAGTCTCGCGAGCTCCGGAGCGGCATCGCTCGTGGGCGGGGCGGGCGTCGGCGACGCGGCTCCGGGGAGCGTCGTGTTCGCCGAGACCGGCCGTGCTGCGAGCGTGGGCGAGTTCGTCGGGATGAGCATCATGACGGCGATCTGGTATCTCGCGATCGTGATGCTGGGCATCAACCTGGGGAATCGGCGCCGGTACCTGCAGGCGATCATCGATCGGGCGCACCAGCTCGCGCGGGAGCGGGACCAGCTGGCTCGGCTGGCCGTGGCTGAGGAGCGCTCCCGCATCGCGCGGGAGATGCACGACATCGTCGCCCACTCCGTCTCGGTGATGATCGCCCTCTCGGAGGGTGCGGCCCGCGTGACGTCGGTGGCGCCGGACGAGGCCGCGGACGCGATGCGGCGCAGCGCCGAGGCGGGGCGCACGGCGCTCGCCGAGATGCGGCGCCTGCTGGGCGCACTCGACGCGCCCGAGGGGCAGGCAGAACTCGTGCCGCAGCCGGGCGTGCACGACCTGCCCGAGCTGGTGCGCGGCTTCGTCGACGCGGGGGTGGCGGTGTCGCTCGAGGTCTCGGGCGAGGCGAGCGGCGACCGCGGACAGGATCTGGCCGTGTACCGGGTGGTGCAGGAGGGGCTCACGAACGTGCTCCGGTACGCGGGTACGGGTGCCAGGGCGAAGGTCGCGGTGCTGCGCCACCCCGATCGCACGATCGTGCAGGTGCGCGACTACGGCAGTCCGCCGGGGGCGCCCGCGCCCGTCTCGGGTGTCGGCTCCGGCCGGGGGCTCGCGGGTCTCGCCGAGCGGGCGCGGGTGTTCGGCGGCAGGATCGAGTCGGGGCCCGTGCCCGCGTCCTCCGGCGGGGGCTGGCGGCTGTGGGCTGTGCTGCCCGTGAGCGCCGACGCGCGTGAGATGAACGACGCCAAGACAGAGAGCGAGGATCGCCGATGA
- a CDS encoding response regulator, with translation MSDEQIRVMLVDDQELIRTGFRLVLLGEPGIDVVAEAADGEAALAQLARLRDAGSGCDIVLMDVRMPGMNGIDATAGIVAAYPETRVVVLTTFDLDEYATGAIRAGASGFLLKDARPTELVDAIRRVAAGDATMAPSVTKRLLEQIKAGGAPGIGPAAGADPSPHEELGVLTERELDVLRLIAEGKNNAEISAGLFLSESTVKTHVGRVLAKLQLRDRVHAVIFAKQHGL, from the coding sequence ATGAGCGATGAGCAGATCAGAGTGATGCTGGTCGACGACCAGGAGCTGATCCGCACCGGTTTCCGGCTGGTGCTGCTGGGTGAGCCGGGTATCGACGTGGTGGCCGAGGCTGCGGACGGCGAGGCCGCGCTGGCGCAGCTCGCCCGTCTGCGCGACGCGGGATCCGGATGCGACATCGTGCTCATGGACGTGCGCATGCCCGGGATGAACGGGATCGATGCCACGGCGGGCATCGTGGCCGCGTACCCCGAGACCCGGGTCGTGGTGCTGACCACGTTCGATCTCGACGAGTACGCCACCGGTGCCATCCGGGCGGGAGCGAGCGGGTTTCTGCTCAAGGACGCGCGGCCGACGGAGCTCGTCGACGCGATCCGGCGCGTGGCCGCGGGCGACGCCACTATGGCGCCGAGCGTGACGAAGCGGCTGCTCGAGCAGATCAAGGCCGGGGGAGCGCCGGGCATCGGACCCGCCGCCGGGGCCGATCCCTCGCCGCACGAGGAGCTGGGCGTGCTCACGGAGCGCGAGCTCGATGTGCTGCGTCTCATCGCGGAGGGCAAGAACAACGCCGAGATCAGCGCCGGCCTCTTCCTCTCCGAGTCGACGGTCAAGACGCACGTGGGGCGCGTCCTGGCCAAGCTGCAGCTGCGCGACCGTGTACACGCGGTGATCTTCGCCAAGCAGCACGGCCTGTAG
- a CDS encoding ABC transporter ATP-binding protein: MIEARGLSKRYGQKVAVDDLSFTIRPGQVTGFLGPNGAGKSTTMRLTVGLDRPSAGTVTVNGHRYRDAAAPLSEVGALLDAKGVHPGRSARSHLSALAATHGISDRRVHEVLEQTGLAAVANKRVGGFSLGMGQRLGIAAALLGDPQVLILDEPVNGLDPDGVLWVRRLLRHLAGEGRTVLLSSHLMSEMAQTADHVIVLGRGRVVADAPIAEILTRGGAERVAVRSPEAARLAAALLDADGVELEPEGDERFTASGLSAAEIGRVAARLGVELHELSPVASSLEDAYLALTREQVEYQAA; this comes from the coding sequence ATGATCGAGGCACGCGGCCTGAGCAAGCGCTACGGACAGAAGGTGGCGGTCGACGACCTCAGCTTCACCATCCGGCCCGGTCAGGTCACCGGATTCCTCGGCCCGAACGGCGCCGGCAAGTCGACCACGATGCGCCTCACCGTGGGCCTCGACCGCCCGAGTGCCGGAACGGTGACGGTGAACGGCCACCGCTACCGCGACGCCGCGGCGCCGCTGTCCGAGGTCGGCGCGCTGCTCGACGCGAAGGGCGTGCACCCCGGGCGCAGCGCTCGCAGTCACCTGAGCGCGCTTGCCGCGACGCACGGGATCTCCGACCGCCGAGTGCACGAGGTGCTCGAGCAGACCGGTCTCGCGGCGGTCGCGAACAAGCGCGTGGGCGGGTTCTCACTGGGCATGGGGCAGCGGCTCGGGATCGCGGCGGCGCTCCTCGGCGATCCGCAGGTGCTCATCCTCGACGAGCCGGTCAACGGCCTCGACCCGGACGGCGTGCTCTGGGTGCGCCGCCTGCTGCGCCACCTGGCGGGAGAGGGCCGCACGGTGCTGCTCTCGAGCCACCTGATGAGCGAGATGGCCCAGACGGCCGATCACGTGATCGTGCTGGGCAGGGGCCGCGTGGTGGCCGACGCGCCGATCGCCGAGATCCTCACCCGCGGCGGTGCGGAGCGGGTCGCGGTGCGCAGCCCGGAGGCCGCGCGCCTCGCCGCGGCGCTCCTGGACGCTGACGGCGTCGAGCTCGAGCCCGAGGGCGATGAGCGCTTCACCGCGAGCGGCCTCTCCGCCGCCGAGATCGGCCGGGTCGCGGCGCGGCTCGGCGTCGAGCTGCACGAACTCAGCCCGGTCGCCTCGAGCCTGGAAGACGCCTACCTGGCCCTCACCCGCGAGCAGGTCGAATACCAGGCCGCCTGA
- a CDS encoding DUF4872 domain-containing protein, giving the protein MVRNKHFKARVRERMQKTGERYTAARRQVLMSLPAPSDERGTLPGYQRVPVGGTASAGQYDAALWQRVLAQAGATNPATGELYTTAMLAGLAGGIGFMFATFEYREITTATVVLHSHPEPYTERLLDRSGIRLERTVTASAKAAAAQLDEAMDAQRVPVVRVTHGALPWISSDAPEHQDSIDVAVVGLDGDSLLIDGGGWSPGEDAAEPLHRATRAELAAARSRRRSDKHWAVRVAADPGGHDTPRLAASARASILETAGRMLGTLPLTGVPASWLPKFGIQGMRSWAALLRDGTTRRGWPALFSDEERLRTGFQLLQSIAGGARWGGTGGQRGLYADFLSDAAALPGLGVLEDAAPAYRSLAPLWDELIDALDPEAAVGDRITWFGGIADRLDALAALEEQAARRLGAMVGSAEAS; this is encoded by the coding sequence ATGGTTCGGAACAAGCACTTCAAGGCTCGTGTCCGTGAGCGCATGCAGAAGACGGGTGAGCGCTACACGGCGGCCCGCCGGCAGGTGCTGATGTCACTACCCGCACCGTCGGACGAACGCGGTACGCTCCCCGGCTATCAGCGCGTGCCGGTCGGAGGGACCGCCTCGGCGGGTCAGTACGACGCGGCCCTGTGGCAGCGGGTGCTCGCGCAGGCGGGAGCGACGAACCCGGCGACCGGCGAGCTGTACACCACCGCCATGCTCGCGGGACTCGCCGGTGGGATCGGTTTCATGTTCGCCACCTTCGAGTATCGGGAGATCACCACGGCGACGGTCGTGCTCCACAGCCACCCCGAGCCCTACACCGAGCGGCTGCTCGATCGATCCGGAATCAGGCTCGAACGAACCGTCACCGCAAGCGCGAAGGCAGCGGCGGCGCAACTGGACGAGGCCATGGACGCGCAGCGCGTGCCGGTCGTGCGCGTCACGCACGGGGCGCTGCCCTGGATCTCGTCCGACGCCCCCGAGCATCAGGATTCCATAGACGTCGCCGTTGTCGGACTCGATGGGGATTCCCTCCTGATCGACGGCGGCGGGTGGAGTCCCGGTGAGGACGCGGCTGAACCGTTGCATCGGGCGACCCGCGCCGAACTCGCCGCAGCGAGGAGCAGGCGCAGGTCGGACAAGCACTGGGCCGTGCGCGTGGCCGCGGACCCGGGGGGTCACGACACCCCTCGACTCGCCGCCAGTGCGCGCGCGTCGATCCTCGAGACCGCCGGCCGGATGCTCGGCACGCTTCCCCTGACCGGCGTGCCGGCGTCGTGGCTGCCGAAGTTCGGGATCCAGGGCATGCGCAGCTGGGCAGCGCTGTTGCGCGATGGGACGACGCGACGAGGGTGGCCCGCGCTGTTCTCGGACGAGGAGCGCCTGCGAACGGGGTTCCAGCTGCTGCAGAGCATCGCGGGCGGAGCGAGATGGGGCGGAACCGGAGGGCAGCGCGGGCTCTACGCCGACTTCCTCTCGGATGCGGCCGCTCTGCCGGGTCTGGGTGTGCTGGAGGATGCGGCTCCTGCGTATCGATCGCTCGCACCGCTCTGGGATGAGCTCATCGACGCGCTCGATCCCGAGGCCGCGGTGGGCGACCGCATCACGTGGTTCGGCGGCATCGCCGACCGTCTGGACGCGCTTGCAGCGCTCGAGGAGCAGGCGGCGCGAAGGCTCGGCGCGATGGTGGGCTCCGCAGAGGCGTCGTGA
- the rnc gene encoding ribonuclease III, with protein sequence MPFGLSVDPELLQLALTHRSWAYEHGGAPHNERLEFLGDSILGQAVTVMLYRDSPELSEGELAKRRAALVSTVALAEIARGLGLGASLRLGRGEELTGGRDKDSILADAVEATIGAVFLSLGPEIADRFVLDLIAPLLADPDRFTASLDPKTALQQEAARRGLPHPPYETRGSGPDHDRRYTSRVTLDGASGVGRGTSKKVAELAAARDAVAQLRGRSAG encoded by the coding sequence GTGCCCTTCGGGCTCTCCGTCGATCCCGAGCTGCTGCAGCTCGCGCTGACGCACCGCTCCTGGGCCTACGAACACGGCGGGGCGCCGCACAACGAGCGCCTCGAGTTCTTGGGCGACTCCATCCTGGGGCAGGCCGTCACGGTCATGCTGTACCGCGATTCTCCCGAGCTGAGCGAGGGCGAGCTCGCCAAGCGCCGCGCGGCGCTCGTGTCGACGGTGGCGCTCGCCGAGATCGCGCGGGGCCTCGGGCTCGGTGCATCGTTGCGGCTCGGGCGCGGCGAGGAGCTCACCGGAGGACGGGACAAGGATTCGATCCTCGCCGATGCCGTCGAGGCGACGATCGGAGCCGTCTTCCTGTCGCTGGGCCCCGAGATCGCCGACCGCTTCGTGCTCGACCTCATCGCGCCGCTGCTCGCCGACCCCGATCGCTTCACGGCGTCGCTCGATCCCAAGACCGCACTGCAGCAGGAGGCCGCGCGACGCGGTCTGCCGCACCCGCCCTACGAGACGCGGGGCAGCGGACCCGACCATGATCGCCGGTACACCTCGCGCGTCACGCTCGACGGCGCGTCGGGCGTCGGTCGCGGCACGAGCAAGAAGGTGGCCGAGCTGGCGGCCGCGCGAGACGCGGTCGCGCAGCTGCGGGGCCGCAGCGCGGGCTAG
- a CDS encoding ABC transporter permease subunit, with the protein MNSTIIIDASRAPEPETPTNSRPSAREARSAPRPRLSFAGVVRSERIKLTSLRSIRLTLLITVLFGLGLSAMIALLWSRDIGGAGAMVSSDPAGLQTYLLIVSTFTAPFLALVFGVLGVFAISSEYSSGMILSTLTAVPRRSPVFAAKALVTASIAAITALLLVLGGLGIAVAFLPEAAGEIASTAVISGALGTVAYLVLIALLAFGIAGLLRSTAGGIAVVAGLTFVLPIAFQLLMLTGWEWVPTVSAYLPAELGSTLSQGIAESVPAEVAAIEGGGGAAGPGYWVALASMVGWAAIAAVPAALAFQRRDAR; encoded by the coding sequence ATGAACTCCACCATCATCATCGACGCGAGCCGCGCACCCGAACCCGAGACGCCGACGAACTCACGGCCCTCGGCCCGCGAAGCGCGTTCCGCTCCGCGCCCTCGCCTGAGCTTCGCGGGCGTGGTCCGCTCGGAGCGGATCAAGCTCACCTCGCTGCGCAGCATCAGGCTCACGCTGCTCATCACCGTGCTGTTCGGCCTGGGCCTGAGCGCGATGATCGCGCTGCTCTGGAGCCGGGACATCGGCGGCGCGGGCGCCATGGTCAGCTCAGATCCCGCCGGGCTCCAGACCTACCTGCTCATCGTCTCGACCTTCACCGCGCCCTTCCTGGCGCTCGTCTTCGGCGTGCTCGGCGTGTTCGCCATCTCGAGCGAGTACTCGAGCGGCATGATCCTCTCGACGCTCACCGCGGTGCCGCGCCGCTCGCCCGTGTTCGCCGCGAAGGCGCTGGTGACGGCCTCGATCGCCGCGATCACGGCGCTGCTCCTGGTGCTCGGGGGCCTCGGGATCGCCGTGGCCTTCCTGCCCGAGGCGGCGGGGGAGATCGCGTCGACGGCCGTGATCTCCGGTGCGCTCGGCACGGTCGCCTATCTCGTGCTCATCGCCCTGCTCGCCTTCGGGATCGCGGGCCTGCTGCGTTCGACCGCCGGCGGCATCGCGGTGGTCGCGGGCCTCACCTTCGTGCTCCCGATCGCGTTCCAGCTGCTGATGCTCACCGGGTGGGAGTGGGTGCCGACCGTCTCGGCCTATCTGCCGGCCGAGCTCGGCAGCACCCTCTCGCAGGGCATCGCCGAGTCCGTGCCCGCCGAGGTCGCCGCGATCGAGGGCGGCGGCGGTGCGGCCGGCCCGGGATACTGGGTGGCGCTCGCCTCGATGGTCGGCTGGGCGGCGATCGCCGCGGTCCCCGCAGCCCTCGCGTTCCAGCGGCGCGACGCCCGCTGA
- the coaD gene encoding pantetheine-phosphate adenylyltransferase, with amino-acid sequence MSKIAVVPGSFDPVTLGHLDVIRRAAAVFDEVHVLVVHNPGKDAMLPISERVGLIQKSLDEDPEMPGNILVASWSVGLLVDYCTEVGASVLVKGIRSQIDVAYETPMVLMNRSLAGVETVFMLPDPGHAHVSSTLVRQVASLGGDVSPYVPPAVGRFLDKTRPV; translated from the coding sequence ATGAGCAAGATCGCCGTCGTTCCCGGGTCCTTCGACCCGGTCACCCTGGGGCACCTCGACGTCATCCGTCGCGCGGCGGCGGTGTTCGACGAGGTCCATGTTCTCGTCGTGCACAATCCGGGCAAGGATGCGATGCTCCCGATCAGCGAGCGCGTCGGACTGATCCAGAAGTCGCTCGACGAGGATCCCGAGATGCCCGGCAACATCCTCGTCGCCTCGTGGTCGGTCGGCCTGCTGGTCGACTACTGCACGGAGGTGGGCGCGTCGGTGCTCGTCAAGGGCATTCGCTCGCAGATCGACGTCGCCTACGAGACGCCCATGGTGCTCATGAATCGCAGCCTCGCAGGTGTCGAGACGGTGTTCATGCTGCCGGATCCGGGGCACGCCCACGTGTCGAGCACCCTCGTGCGGCAGGTGGCCTCGCTCGGCGGCGATGTGAGCCCGTACGTGCCGCCCGCCGTCGGCCGATTCCTCGACAAGACGAGGCCCGTCTGA
- the rsmD gene encoding 16S rRNA (guanine(966)-N(2))-methyltransferase RsmD — protein sequence MTRVISGIAGSLRLEVPKSGTRPTSDRVREAIFSALESWGLIRGCRLLDLYAGSGALGLEAASRGAAEVVLVEKHPAAAQVAGRNARTVLGAFDRAGTAAGPAPRIEVVRRSVQSYLDDAGAESGGSDQRWDAVLLDPPYDLGEAELAANLSALVPLLAPDAAVLVERSSRSPEPAWPAGLARLREKRYGETALWWAETA from the coding sequence GTGACCAGAGTAATCTCCGGGATCGCCGGATCCCTGCGCCTCGAGGTGCCGAAGTCGGGAACGCGCCCCACGAGCGACCGCGTGCGCGAGGCGATCTTTTCGGCTCTGGAGTCCTGGGGCCTCATCCGGGGCTGCCGGCTGCTCGACCTCTACGCGGGATCGGGAGCATTGGGGCTCGAAGCGGCGAGCCGCGGTGCTGCGGAGGTCGTGCTCGTGGAGAAGCACCCCGCCGCAGCGCAGGTCGCCGGACGCAACGCGCGCACGGTACTCGGCGCGTTCGATCGCGCCGGAACCGCTGCGGGGCCTGCGCCCCGCATCGAGGTCGTTCGGCGGTCGGTGCAGAGCTACCTCGACGACGCGGGCGCCGAGTCCGGAGGCTCCGACCAGCGGTGGGACGCCGTGCTGCTCGATCCTCCCTACGATCTCGGGGAGGCCGAGCTCGCAGCCAACCTCAGCGCGCTCGTGCCGCTGCTCGCGCCCGACGCCGCCGTGCTCGTGGAGCGCAGCAGCCGCTCCCCCGAACCTGCCTGGCCCGCGGGCCTCGCCCGGCTGCGCGAGAAGCGCTACGGCGAGACCGCGCTGTGGTGGGCGGAAACGGCGTAG
- a CDS encoding YceD family protein, giving the protein MPEMRAFRESVRDLLHRPGEMRERSHEVPAPEKLGEGLAWVPEGEPLSLDVRLESVHEGILVTADVRTTVHAECGRCLTVFTTPFQVEFQELFAYTPTEADEYGVHGDHVDLEPPLRDAVVLALPFQPVCRPDCPGLDPESGELREAEAAVQPDVEIDPRWAALAGFEASSAENAPVEADEESDSGETPGSASK; this is encoded by the coding sequence ATGCCGGAGATGCGAGCATTCCGGGAGAGCGTGCGGGATCTGCTGCATCGCCCGGGCGAGATGCGGGAGCGTTCGCACGAGGTGCCGGCGCCCGAGAAGCTCGGCGAGGGCCTCGCGTGGGTTCCGGAGGGCGAGCCGCTCAGTCTCGATGTGCGCCTCGAATCGGTGCACGAGGGGATCCTGGTCACCGCAGATGTGCGCACCACCGTGCACGCGGAGTGCGGGCGGTGCCTGACGGTCTTCACCACGCCGTTTCAAGTCGAGTTTCAGGAGCTTTTCGCGTATACTCCTACGGAGGCCGACGAGTACGGGGTTCACGGTGATCACGTGGATCTTGAACCCCCGCTCCGAGACGCGGTAGTGCTTGCACTACCGTTTCAGCCTGTGTGTCGCCCGGACTGTCCGGGGCTCGATCCCGAGTCCGGTGAGCTGCGCGAGGCCGAGGCTGCGGTGCAGCCCGACGTGGAGATCGATCCGCGATGGGCGGCGCTGGCCGGTTTCGAGGCGAGCAGCGCCGAGAATGCTCCGGTAGAGGCTGACGAAGAATCCGACTCGGGTGAGACTCCCGGGTCCGCAAGCAAGTAG